The Pirellulales bacterium genome has a window encoding:
- a CDS encoding DUF1501 domain-containing protein has protein sequence MFEQDTFHRRKLLFEWAHGFGGLALLSLMSGCDRPAAAPAPLAHAPRKKAKSVIFLFMDGGPSQMDTFDPKPRLTREHGQPIKIKIVNRLASNTVLKSPFKFQRYGQCGADVSELFPHVATCVDDMTIIRSMVADNVEHGSATLMMATGSALSGRPSMGSWIHYALGSEASDLPGYVVMHGGELPHVGVGSLGNGFLPAKHQCTLFSPLDKQPFGDIQRWEATDALQKAKLPVLARLNQFAASELGASSELESSVANYEMAYRLQSSLPKLIDYSDESAATQSLYGIDDAATRAFGIECLLARKMVEKGVRFINLIAPVVPEADRWDQHSNLKVGLTYNCQATDKPIAGLLKDLKARGLLDETLVIWGGEFGRTATAEFQEGKDPGREHNPFGFTMWLAGGGAQRGLVYGATDEYGYHAVENPVHVHDLHATILHLLGIDHTQLTFRHGGRDYRLTDVYGNVMHDLLA, from the coding sequence ATGTTTGAGCAAGACACCTTCCATCGCCGCAAATTGCTCTTCGAGTGGGCGCACGGCTTCGGCGGGCTGGCGCTACTGAGCCTGATGTCGGGCTGCGATCGTCCCGCCGCCGCGCCGGCGCCGCTGGCGCACGCCCCGCGCAAAAAGGCCAAGAGCGTCATCTTCTTGTTCATGGACGGCGGCCCGTCGCAGATGGACACCTTCGATCCCAAGCCGCGACTGACGCGCGAGCATGGGCAGCCTATCAAGATCAAAATCGTCAATCGGCTGGCCAGCAACACGGTGCTCAAGTCCCCTTTCAAGTTTCAGCGCTATGGCCAGTGCGGCGCCGACGTGAGCGAGTTGTTTCCGCACGTGGCCACCTGCGTCGACGATATGACCATCATCCGCTCCATGGTGGCCGACAATGTGGAGCATGGTTCGGCCACGCTGATGATGGCCACCGGCAGCGCTCTTTCCGGACGGCCCAGCATGGGCTCGTGGATCCATTACGCCTTGGGCAGCGAGGCCAGCGACTTGCCCGGCTACGTCGTCATGCACGGTGGCGAGTTGCCGCATGTGGGGGTCGGCTCGCTCGGCAATGGCTTCTTACCGGCCAAGCATCAATGCACGCTGTTTTCTCCGCTCGACAAACAGCCGTTTGGAGACATCCAGCGCTGGGAAGCCACCGACGCGTTGCAAAAAGCGAAATTGCCGGTGCTAGCGCGACTCAATCAATTCGCCGCCAGTGAACTTGGCGCCAGCAGCGAGCTGGAGAGCAGTGTCGCCAATTACGAAATGGCCTATCGACTGCAAAGCTCGCTGCCCAAGCTGATCGACTACAGCGACGAGAGCGCGGCCACGCAATCGCTGTACGGCATCGACGACGCGGCCACCCGCGCGTTTGGCATCGAGTGTCTGCTCGCCCGCAAGATGGTGGAAAAAGGTGTGCGGTTCATCAATTTGATCGCCCCCGTGGTCCCCGAGGCCGATCGTTGGGACCAGCACAGCAACCTCAAGGTTGGCCTGACCTACAATTGCCAGGCGACCGACAAACCCATTGCCGGGTTGCTCAAAGACTTGAAAGCGCGGGGCCTGCTCGACGAAACGCTGGTGATCTGGGGAGGCGAGTTTGGCCGCACCGCCACGGCGGAATTTCAAGAAGGCAAAGATCCCGGTCGCGAACACAACCCCTTTGGCTTCACTATGTGGCTGGCCGGCGGCGGCGCGCAGCGCGGGCTGGTGTACGGCGCCACCGACGAATACGGCTACCACGCGGTCGAAAATCCGGTGCATGTGCATGATCTGCATGCGACGATTCTGCACCTATTGGGGATCGATCATACGCAACTGACGTTTCGCCACGGTGGTCGCGACTATCGCTTGACCGACGTGTATGGCAACGTGATGCACGACCTTTTGGCCTAG
- a CDS encoding prolyl oligopeptidase family serine peptidase, with amino-acid sequence MRQSRFALARIVVGMCVISSARAQTPSPLDYPQARRADQVDHYHGVAVADPYRWLEDPDSPETREWIEAENQITHHYLEQIPQRDALRARLTELWDFERYGVPVERGGRYLFSKNDGLQNQSVLYVAEHLSPDGQLQQVRELLDPNTLSADGTVALSGYALSDDGKWLAYGLSSAGSDWQTWKVRSVDTAEDTPDLVEWVKFSDASWTKDNAGFFYSRYDQPDEENKFVGANFHQKLYYHRLGTPQSDDPLIYQRRDEKEWGFSGQVSDDGQYLVISVNRGTARKNDLFYLPLAGFTGQQGPDYQGQVIELLKEFDAQYLYLGNEATRFWFLTDLDAPRYRVIEIDLNRPARDSWREVIPEAAEVLEGVSLVGDRFVAAYLRDAHSQIKLFDINGQLERELDLPGIGTATGFTGQRADRETFYAYTSFNTPAAIYRYDFDRGASQLVHRPQLAFNPEDYVTSQVFYQSKDGTRVPMFISHKRGLEKAGQTPTLLYGYGGFNISLTPSFSVSNLVWMEQGGIFAVPSLRGGGEYGRQWHEAGMKLNKQNVFDDFIAAAEYLIAEGYTTRDRLAISGRSNGGLLVGACLTQRPDLFGATLPGVGVLDMLRFHKFTIGWAWVSDYGSAENPEEFAALRAYSPLHNIKPGERYPATLITTADHDDRVVPAHSFKFAAALQAAQGGPEPVLIRIDTKAGHGAGKPTAKLIEEAADILAFLVRELGVTTK; translated from the coding sequence ATGCGGCAATCGCGCTTCGCGCTAGCAAGGATCGTTGTTGGTATGTGCGTCATCTCCAGCGCGCGAGCCCAAACCCCCAGCCCGCTTGACTATCCCCAAGCGCGCCGCGCCGATCAGGTCGATCACTACCACGGCGTGGCCGTCGCCGACCCCTATCGCTGGCTCGAAGACCCAGACAGCCCGGAAACGCGCGAGTGGATCGAGGCCGAGAACCAGATCACGCATCATTATCTGGAGCAAATTCCGCAGCGCGACGCGCTGCGCGCGCGGCTCACCGAACTGTGGGATTTTGAACGCTACGGCGTGCCGGTCGAGCGCGGCGGACGCTACCTGTTCTCCAAAAACGACGGCCTGCAGAACCAGAGCGTGCTCTACGTTGCCGAGCATCTGAGTCCCGACGGCCAATTGCAACAAGTCCGCGAACTGTTGGACCCCAACACGCTCTCGGCCGATGGCACGGTGGCCCTCTCGGGTTATGCCCTCTCCGACGACGGCAAATGGCTCGCCTACGGGCTTTCCAGCGCCGGCTCCGATTGGCAAACCTGGAAGGTGCGCAGCGTCGACACCGCCGAAGACACCCCCGACCTCGTCGAGTGGGTCAAGTTCTCCGACGCTTCCTGGACCAAGGACAACGCCGGCTTCTTCTACAGCCGCTACGACCAGCCCGACGAGGAAAACAAGTTCGTCGGCGCCAACTTCCATCAAAAGCTGTACTACCATCGCCTCGGCACTCCGCAGTCCGACGATCCGCTGATTTACCAACGGCGCGATGAAAAAGAATGGGGCTTCTCCGGGCAGGTGAGCGACGATGGCCAGTACCTGGTGATCAGCGTTAACCGCGGCACCGCCCGCAAGAACGACCTCTTCTACCTACCGCTCGCCGGCTTCACCGGCCAACAAGGCCCCGACTATCAAGGGCAGGTGATCGAACTGCTCAAGGAATTCGACGCGCAGTATCTGTATCTCGGCAACGAAGCCACGCGTTTCTGGTTTCTCACCGACCTCGACGCCCCGCGCTACCGCGTGATCGAAATCGACCTCAATCGACCGGCCCGCGACAGTTGGCGCGAGGTCATCCCCGAGGCGGCCGAGGTGCTGGAAGGAGTTAGTCTGGTGGGAGATCGCTTCGTCGCGGCCTACCTGCGCGACGCCCACAGCCAAATCAAGCTGTTCGACATCAATGGCCAACTCGAGCGCGAGCTGGACCTGCCGGGCATCGGCACGGCCACCGGCTTCACCGGCCAGCGCGCCGACCGAGAGACGTTCTACGCCTACACCAGCTTCAACACGCCAGCCGCCATTTACCGCTACGACTTCGATCGCGGCGCCAGCCAGCTTGTGCATCGGCCCCAACTCGCCTTCAATCCAGAAGATTACGTCACCAGCCAGGTCTTCTACCAAAGCAAGGACGGCACGCGCGTGCCGATGTTCATCAGCCACAAGCGCGGCCTGGAGAAGGCCGGCCAAACGCCCACCTTGCTCTATGGTTATGGCGGCTTCAACATCTCGCTCACACCGAGCTTTTCGGTCTCCAATCTGGTCTGGATGGAACAAGGAGGCATCTTCGCTGTCCCCAGCCTGCGCGGTGGCGGCGAATATGGCCGCCAGTGGCACGAGGCCGGCATGAAGCTCAACAAGCAAAACGTCTTCGACGACTTCATCGCCGCGGCCGAGTATCTGATCGCCGAGGGCTACACCACCCGCGACCGGTTGGCCATCAGCGGCCGCTCGAACGGCGGCCTGCTCGTCGGCGCTTGCCTCACGCAGCGCCCCGATCTGTTTGGCGCCACGCTGCCCGGCGTCGGCGTGCTCGATATGCTCCGCTTCCACAAGTTCACCATCGGCTGGGCCTGGGTGTCGGACTACGGCTCCGCCGAAAATCCCGAAGAGTTCGCCGCGCTGCGCGCCTATTCGCCGCTGCACAACATCAAGCCCGGCGAGCGCTACCCCGCCACGCTCATCACAACCGCCGACCACGACGATCGCGTGGTGCCGGCGCACAGCTTCAAGTTCGCCGCGGCGCTGCAGGCCGCCCAAGGAGGGCCCGAGCCGGTCTTGATCCGCATCGACACCAAGGCCGGTCACGGCGCTGGCAAGCCAACCGCCAAGTTGATCGAGGAGGCCGCCGACATATTGGCCTTCCTGGTGCGCGAACTGGGCGTGACGACGAAGTAA
- a CDS encoding DUF2975 domain-containing protein has product MLIGIGALVFLLGEPHIEGRNQQATPFEIYFNDPFLAYAYAASSAFFVALYQAFQVLGHAGQNRLFSPEVVNAFRTIKYCAIASVGFVAGSVVFMPFGDPDDRPQGIVMRLVVTVAWIVVGVAAAKCERAFRNATPWQAR; this is encoded by the coding sequence GTGCTCATCGGCATCGGCGCGCTGGTCTTTTTGCTTGGGGAGCCGCACATCGAGGGCAGGAACCAACAAGCGACGCCGTTTGAAATCTATTTCAACGACCCGTTCCTGGCGTATGCGTATGCCGCCTCCAGCGCGTTTTTCGTGGCGCTCTATCAGGCATTTCAGGTGTTAGGGCACGCCGGGCAGAACAGGCTTTTCTCGCCAGAAGTCGTGAACGCCTTTCGCACGATAAAATACTGCGCGATCGCCAGTGTTGGCTTCGTTGCGGGCAGCGTGGTTTTCATGCCGTTTGGCGACCCGGACGACCGGCCGCAGGGAATTGTTATGCGCCTCGTTGTGACCGTCGCTTGGATCGTGGTCGGCGTGGCCGCCGCGAAGTGTGAACGGGCGTTTCGAAACGCCACCCCTTGGCAAGCGCGGTGA
- the metG gene encoding methionine--tRNA ligase, translated as MPVGKFYLTTAIDYPNSRPHIGTAFEKIGADVQARYRRQQGLDVRFLMGNDENTIKVVERAEQLGQSPKPYVDDMARQFKEVWGALDISLDDFIQTSEERHRIGCQKFIQRVYDAGDIYKKNYQALYCEGCEEFKTESSLTAEGRCANHPNRALKRVEEENYFFRLSKYGERLLALYDERPDFIQPESRRNEIVSLVRGGLEDVSISRRNFTWGIDVPWDAEHKIYVWFDALLNYITGVGYGTDEALFNRYWPADMHFIGKDITRFHCALWPAMLWSAGVELPRKVFAHGFVYIKNEATDEAQKISKSLGNVIEPMDIVREFSSDAFRYYFMRECPFGGDGEFSFARFAASYNSDLANNLGNLFSRTLSMAQRYFDGRLAGSREIAPDEVFRSVNLGDVARGVAADIESCRYSAALETIWREVLDSGNRYIEETRPWLLANPAKPEHDMEACRRVLVNLAEALRVAAILIRPFLPRAAETIYAGFNFAAPWSEANYTQIANRPVASDDLRVTAPLSADGKVAPLFPKIEPAKK; from the coding sequence ATGCCAGTTGGCAAGTTCTATCTCACGACCGCGATTGATTACCCCAACAGCCGGCCGCATATCGGCACCGCCTTCGAAAAGATCGGCGCCGACGTGCAGGCCCGCTATCGGCGGCAGCAGGGGCTCGACGTTCGCTTTCTGATGGGCAACGACGAGAACACCATCAAGGTGGTCGAGCGGGCGGAGCAACTGGGCCAGTCGCCCAAGCCGTATGTCGACGACATGGCGCGCCAGTTCAAGGAAGTTTGGGGGGCGCTGGACATCTCGCTCGACGACTTCATCCAGACTAGCGAGGAGCGGCACCGCATCGGCTGTCAAAAGTTCATCCAGCGGGTGTACGACGCGGGAGACATCTACAAGAAGAACTACCAGGCGCTGTACTGCGAAGGTTGCGAGGAGTTCAAGACCGAGAGTTCGTTGACCGCCGAGGGACGCTGCGCGAACCATCCCAACCGCGCGCTCAAGCGAGTGGAGGAGGAGAACTACTTCTTTCGCTTGTCGAAGTATGGCGAGCGACTGTTGGCGCTGTACGACGAGCGGCCCGATTTCATTCAGCCGGAGTCGCGGCGCAACGAGATCGTGAGCTTGGTGCGCGGCGGTCTGGAAGACGTGTCGATCAGCCGGCGCAACTTCACCTGGGGGATCGACGTGCCGTGGGACGCCGAGCACAAGATTTATGTGTGGTTCGACGCGCTACTCAACTACATCACCGGCGTGGGGTATGGAACCGACGAGGCGTTGTTCAACCGCTACTGGCCGGCCGACATGCACTTTATCGGCAAGGACATCACGCGGTTTCACTGCGCGCTGTGGCCCGCCATGTTGTGGAGCGCGGGGGTCGAGTTGCCGCGCAAGGTATTCGCCCACGGCTTTGTGTACATCAAGAACGAGGCCACCGACGAGGCGCAAAAGATCTCCAAATCGCTGGGCAACGTGATCGAGCCGATGGACATTGTGCGCGAGTTTTCGAGCGACGCCTTTCGCTACTACTTCATGCGGGAGTGCCCGTTTGGCGGCGATGGCGAATTCAGCTTCGCGCGGTTCGCCGCCAGCTACAACAGCGACCTGGCCAACAACCTGGGCAACCTGTTCAGCCGCACGTTGTCGATGGCGCAGCGTTACTTCGATGGCCGACTGGCGGGCTCGCGCGAGATAGCGCCGGACGAAGTGTTTCGGAGCGTCAACCTGGGCGACGTGGCGCGTGGCGTGGCGGCCGACATCGAAAGCTGCCGTTACTCGGCGGCGCTGGAGACCATTTGGCGCGAGGTGCTCGACAGCGGCAATCGCTACATCGAGGAGACGCGGCCGTGGCTGCTGGCGAACCCCGCCAAGCCGGAACACGACATGGAGGCGTGCCGGCGCGTGCTGGTCAATCTGGCCGAGGCGCTGCGCGTGGCCGCGATTTTGATTCGGCCGTTTCTGCCGCGCGCGGCGGAAACGATCTACGCGGGCTTTAATTTTGCGGCGCCATGGAGCGAGGCCAACTACACTCAGATCGCCAATCGGCCCGTGGCGAGCGACGATCTGCGCGTGACGGCGCCGCTTTCCGCCGATGGCAAGGTGGCGCCGCTATTTCCCAAGATCGAACCGGCGAAGAAGTAG
- a CDS encoding trypsin-like peptidase domain-containing protein, producing MISLPAALVALATLGAGDTVLLDFYADWCGPCQQMGPVVDQLGGLGYPVRKVNIDHDKQLAAQYRVTGIPCFVLLVDGREVDRMEGAASIDSLKRMLAKGGVGPAGAIDNGAPVAQQPPSLATLPPPPTANPAGLGHRRLDDFLPGGGASPVRPAAQPAPSLALPQQTAAAPLAAPHAAPAAPTAPNASALRVDPQQLVASSVRLKIEDATGNSFGSGTIVDVRGDQALVLTCGHIFRDSKGKGRITVDLFGPGAPQGLEGQVVGYFDGNDLPDVGLVSFRPGVPVRVAQVAPAGHRVQRGDPVVSVGCDNGADASARISHVASIDKYLGPPNVEVAGQPVQGRSGGGLFNADGLVIGVCNAADPSDDEGLFAAVASVHQLLDHEGLSAVYQNRGAALAQQSQPGIAPLGELVDIRSPQMPDRMPRAIPAGMPLTSSASPLGPHEQAALAQHQGAELVCVIRDPQDPHGRSQIVVLDRASPELLRQLALEQERQSAGGTTSLADSGLPQPPTRTVAQRPVTPATPAVTRRPLNWLAPGTN from the coding sequence ATGATCTCGCTGCCAGCGGCCTTGGTCGCCCTCGCCACGCTTGGCGCGGGCGACACCGTCTTGCTTGATTTCTATGCCGACTGGTGTGGCCCTTGCCAACAGATGGGCCCGGTGGTCGATCAGCTTGGCGGACTCGGCTACCCAGTCCGCAAGGTCAACATCGATCACGATAAACAGCTCGCCGCGCAATATCGCGTGACCGGCATTCCCTGCTTCGTCCTGCTGGTCGATGGCCGCGAAGTCGACCGCATGGAAGGCGCCGCCAGCATCGACAGCCTCAAACGCATGCTGGCCAAGGGGGGCGTTGGGCCGGCGGGCGCCATCGACAACGGCGCGCCCGTAGCACAACAGCCGCCCAGCCTGGCCACGCTTCCCCCGCCGCCGACCGCCAACCCCGCTGGCCTCGGCCATCGGCGTCTCGACGATTTTCTGCCCGGTGGCGGCGCATCGCCCGTGCGTCCGGCGGCGCAACCGGCCCCGTCGCTGGCTTTGCCACAGCAGACGGCCGCCGCTCCGTTGGCCGCGCCGCACGCCGCGCCGGCGGCGCCCACCGCGCCCAATGCCAGCGCCTTGCGCGTCGATCCGCAACAACTCGTCGCATCCAGCGTGCGGCTGAAGATCGAAGACGCCACCGGCAACTCCTTTGGCAGCGGCACCATCGTCGATGTGCGGGGCGACCAGGCGCTGGTCCTGACCTGCGGGCACATCTTTCGTGACTCAAAAGGCAAGGGGCGCATCACGGTCGATCTGTTCGGCCCCGGCGCGCCGCAAGGACTAGAAGGGCAAGTCGTCGGTTACTTCGACGGCAACGATCTGCCCGACGTGGGACTCGTCAGCTTTCGGCCCGGCGTGCCGGTGCGCGTCGCCCAGGTGGCGCCAGCCGGCCACCGAGTCCAGCGCGGCGATCCGGTCGTCAGCGTCGGCTGCGACAACGGGGCCGACGCCTCGGCGCGAATCAGTCACGTCGCCTCCATCGACAAGTACCTTGGTCCGCCCAACGTCGAAGTCGCCGGCCAGCCAGTACAGGGGCGCAGCGGTGGCGGCCTGTTCAACGCCGATGGGCTGGTGATCGGCGTTTGCAACGCCGCCGACCCCAGCGACGACGAAGGTCTGTTTGCCGCCGTCGCCTCCGTGCATCAACTGCTCGATCACGAAGGCTTGAGCGCCGTCTATCAAAATCGTGGGGCCGCGCTCGCGCAGCAGTCGCAGCCCGGCATCGCGCCGCTCGGAGAGCTGGTCGATATCCGCTCGCCGCAAATGCCCGATCGCATGCCGCGCGCCATCCCGGCGGGCATGCCGCTCACCAGCAGCGCATCGCCGCTGGGCCCGCACGAGCAAGCCGCGCTGGCCCAACACCAAGGCGCCGAACTGGTCTGCGTGATCCGGGATCCGCAAGATCCGCACGGCCGCAGCCAGATCGTGGTGCTCGATCGCGCCTCGCCCGAACTGCTGCGTCAATTGGCGCTGGAGCAAGAGCGACAAAGCGCCGGCGGGACCACATCGCTGGCCGACAGCGGTTTGCCGCAACCGCCCACCAGGACGGTGGCGCAGCGCCCCGTTACTCCCGCCACGCCAGCCGTCACTCGCCGACCACTCAACTGGTTGGCGCCTGGCACGAACTAA
- the msrA gene encoding peptide-methionine (S)-S-oxide reductase MsrA: MERATFAAGCFWGVEAAFRSVPGVLSTAVGYTGGDLKDPTYEQVCGDDTGHAEAVDVEYDPAHVSYGQLLDVFWASHDPTQLNRQGPDYGSQYRSAIFYHSDAQRLAAQTAKSALDASGKLRRAVVTEIAPACEFWRAEEYHQQYLEKRGMASCHVR, translated from the coding sequence ATGGAACGGGCGACGTTCGCGGCGGGCTGTTTTTGGGGAGTTGAGGCGGCGTTTCGAAGCGTGCCGGGCGTGCTGAGCACGGCCGTAGGCTACACCGGGGGCGACCTCAAAGACCCCACCTACGAGCAAGTGTGCGGCGATGACACGGGCCACGCCGAGGCGGTGGACGTGGAGTACGATCCGGCGCATGTCAGCTACGGGCAGTTGCTGGATGTGTTTTGGGCCAGCCACGATCCGACGCAGCTCAATCGGCAGGGGCCAGACTACGGATCGCAGTACCGCTCGGCGATTTTTTATCACAGCGATGCGCAGCGCCTGGCGGCGCAGACCGCCAAGAGCGCGCTGGACGCCAGTGGCAAATTGCGCCGCGCGGTGGTCACCGAGATCGCGCCGGCCTGCGAATTTTGGCGGGCCGAGGAATACCACCAGCAGTATTTGGAAAAGCGCGGCATGGCCAGTTGCCATGTGCGCTAG
- a CDS encoding Gfo/Idh/MocA family oxidoreductase yields MSRQPRRDFLKASALAGAGYFVAGGTTPALSRSANEKLNIAVVGCGGKGQSDTEHAGSQNIVALCDVDDHRGAASFKKFPDAKRYKDFREMLEKEKSIDAVVVSTPDHTHAPAAAMAIRLGKHVYCQKPLTHTVYEARTLRDLAREYKVATQMGNQGTASSGFRQGVEVLQSGAIGPVKEIHVWTNRPIWPQGVERPPADQVPAHVDWNLWLGPAPEQAYSKRYVPFSWRGFWDFGTGALGDMACHTANLAFMALKLTQPTSIEAESDGSGTDVSPPKQSKIRFEFPASGDRQAVTMFWYDKSNLPPAELSHGHKLSDSGLLLVGEKGVFFSPNDYGAAHQLLPEADFKDYKAPEPSLPRLADDGDNGHMQEFIAACKGGPPAMSNFDYAANMTEAILLGNVALRVGKKILWDAEKLEATNCPEAAQYVRTEYRSGWTL; encoded by the coding sequence GTGAGTCGACAACCTCGTCGCGATTTTCTCAAGGCCAGCGCGCTGGCCGGCGCTGGTTACTTCGTCGCTGGCGGCACGACCCCCGCGTTGAGCCGATCGGCCAATGAAAAACTCAACATCGCCGTGGTCGGTTGCGGCGGCAAAGGTCAGAGCGATACCGAGCACGCCGGCTCGCAAAACATCGTCGCGCTTTGCGACGTCGACGATCATCGCGGCGCGGCGTCGTTCAAAAAGTTCCCCGATGCCAAACGCTACAAAGACTTTCGCGAGATGCTCGAAAAAGAGAAGTCGATCGACGCCGTGGTGGTGAGCACGCCCGATCACACCCATGCGCCAGCCGCGGCCATGGCCATTCGACTCGGCAAGCATGTCTACTGCCAGAAGCCGCTCACCCATACCGTCTACGAAGCCCGCACCCTGCGCGACCTGGCTCGCGAGTACAAGGTGGCCACCCAGATGGGCAACCAAGGGACGGCCAGCAGCGGCTTCCGCCAAGGTGTCGAGGTATTGCAGTCGGGCGCCATCGGCCCGGTGAAGGAGATTCACGTTTGGACGAATCGCCCTATCTGGCCGCAAGGCGTCGAGCGGCCGCCGGCCGATCAAGTGCCGGCGCATGTCGATTGGAATCTGTGGCTCGGCCCCGCGCCAGAGCAGGCGTATAGCAAGCGCTACGTTCCCTTCTCGTGGCGCGGTTTCTGGGATTTTGGCACCGGCGCGCTCGGCGACATGGCCTGCCATACCGCCAACCTGGCGTTCATGGCCCTCAAGCTGACCCAGCCCACCAGCATCGAGGCCGAAAGCGATGGCTCCGGCACCGATGTCTCGCCACCCAAGCAGAGCAAGATTCGCTTCGAGTTTCCCGCCAGCGGCGATCGACAGGCGGTCACCATGTTCTGGTACGACAAGAGCAACCTGCCGCCGGCCGAGCTGTCGCACGGGCATAAGCTCTCCGACAGTGGGCTGTTGCTCGTCGGCGAGAAAGGGGTGTTCTTCTCGCCAAACGACTACGGCGCCGCGCATCAATTGTTGCCGGAGGCCGACTTCAAGGACTACAAGGCGCCCGAGCCCAGCTTGCCGCGCCTGGCCGACGATGGCGACAACGGCCACATGCAAGAGTTCATTGCGGCCTGCAAGGGAGGTCCGCCCGCCATGTCGAACTTCGACTACGCCGCCAACATGACCGAGGCCATCTTGCTCGGCAACGTGGCGCTGCGCGTCGGCAAGAAGATTCTCTGGGACGCCGAAAAGCTCGAGGCCACCAATTGCCCCGAGGCGGCCCAGTACGTCCGCACCGAGTATCGCTCTGGCTGGACGCTGTAA